Proteins encoded within one genomic window of Mycolicibacterium aubagnense:
- a CDS encoding DUF2304 domain-containing protein yields the protein MIWTKALLIGAVVLLLVYLFRSRRNAQSRAWVKVGYVFFVVGAIYAIVRPNDTTVVAHWLGIGRGADLLLYALVIAFLFTTISAYTRFKDLELRYAQLARAVALEGARVPEPDPPTRQV from the coding sequence ATGATTTGGACGAAAGCACTACTGATCGGCGCGGTCGTCCTGCTGCTGGTGTATCTGTTCCGCTCCCGGCGCAACGCGCAATCCCGGGCCTGGGTGAAGGTCGGCTACGTCTTTTTCGTGGTGGGCGCCATCTACGCCATCGTGCGGCCCAACGACACCACCGTGGTGGCGCACTGGCTCGGCATCGGGCGTGGCGCTGATCTGCTGCTGTACGCGCTGGTCATCGCGTTCCTGTTCACAACGATCAGCGCCTACACGCGCTTCAAGGACCTCGAACTGCGCTACGCGCAGCTGGCCCGTGCGGTGGCGTTGGAAGGCGCGCGGGTTCC
- a CDS encoding M1 family metallopeptidase: MTRTNKKDRKDVAPVIDPYLPNNGNFGYRVSRYELDLEYRVESNRLTGTASITAVTLASLHWFTLDLSDALSVAKVEVNGRRPAKYRTVNGKLHITLANPLPAGAAMKVTVRYGGNPRPIKSIWGAVGFEELTEGALVAGQPNGAASWFPCDDHPSSKASYRIAVSTDSPYRVVANGELTSRKTRATQTTWVYELAEPTSTYLITLQIGRYESIRLPRSPVPMSAALPQRLIRNFEYDFGRQPQMMQLFIRLFGPYPLSSGYSVVVTDDDLEIPLEAQGVSIFGANHCDGRRSAERLIAHEMAHQWFGNSVTVRRWRDIWLHEGFACYAEWLWAEESGWRTADQLAAHNLQKLRNLPQNLLLADPGPEDMFDDRVYKRGALTLHALRRAIGDANFFALLRDWTTRYRHSTAVTDDFTGLAANYTDQSLRGLWTAWLYTTELPAL, from the coding sequence GTGACCCGGACGAACAAGAAAGACCGCAAAGACGTTGCGCCGGTGATCGATCCGTACCTGCCGAACAACGGCAACTTCGGATACCGGGTGTCCCGTTACGAGCTGGACCTCGAATACCGGGTGGAGAGCAACCGGCTGACCGGTACCGCCAGCATCACCGCGGTCACCCTGGCGTCGCTGCACTGGTTCACCCTCGATCTGTCCGACGCCCTGTCGGTGGCCAAGGTGGAGGTCAACGGCCGCAGGCCGGCCAAGTACCGCACCGTCAACGGCAAGCTCCACATCACGCTGGCCAACCCGCTGCCCGCCGGGGCCGCGATGAAGGTGACGGTGCGTTACGGAGGCAACCCGCGCCCGATCAAATCCATCTGGGGCGCAGTCGGTTTCGAAGAGCTGACGGAGGGCGCCCTGGTCGCCGGGCAACCCAACGGCGCCGCGTCCTGGTTCCCGTGCGACGACCACCCGAGCAGCAAGGCCAGTTACCGCATCGCGGTCAGCACCGACAGCCCGTACCGCGTCGTCGCCAACGGCGAACTGACGAGCCGCAAAACCCGTGCGACACAGACCACTTGGGTGTACGAGCTCGCCGAGCCGACGTCGACCTACCTCATCACGCTGCAGATCGGCCGGTACGAGTCGATCCGGCTGCCCAGGTCTCCCGTGCCGATGTCCGCTGCCCTGCCGCAGCGGCTGATCCGCAACTTCGAATACGACTTCGGCCGCCAGCCGCAGATGATGCAGCTGTTCATCCGCCTGTTCGGGCCGTATCCACTGTCCAGCGGGTACAGCGTGGTGGTCACCGACGACGATCTGGAAATCCCGCTAGAGGCACAAGGTGTTTCCATCTTCGGGGCCAACCACTGCGACGGACGCCGCAGCGCAGAGCGACTGATCGCGCACGAGATGGCACACCAGTGGTTCGGCAACTCGGTGACGGTGCGACGCTGGCGCGACATCTGGCTGCACGAGGGATTCGCCTGTTACGCCGAATGGTTGTGGGCCGAGGAATCGGGCTGGCGCACCGCCGACCAACTGGCCGCGCACAATCTGCAGAAGCTCCGTAACCTGCCACAGAACCTGCTGCTGGCCGATCCGGGTCCCGAGGACATGTTCGACGATCGCGTATACAAGCGCGGCGCACTGACCCTGCATGCCCTGCGACGCGCCATCGGCGACGCGAATTTCTTTGCCCTACTGCGCGATTGGACCACCCGGTACCGGCACTCGACTGCCGTGACCGACGACTTCACCGGCCTGGCCGCGAATTACACCGACCAGTCCCTGCGCGGACTGTGGACCGCGTGGCTCTACACGACGGAGCTGCCGGCGCTGTGA
- a CDS encoding glycosyltransferase family 2 protein gives MSLYHDVWIVIPAYNEASVIADVVADVRAVFPNVVCVDDGGRDDTGDRAFAAGAHVVRHPVNLGQGAAIQTGVEYARSRPGARIFATFDADGQHRVKDVVRMIDRLQTEDLDIVIGTRFADQPPDRMPVLKRLLLPFVAKVSPSSRKLHLTDAHNGLRVFNKTVADGLNLTMNGMSHASEFVTLIVENHWRVAEQPVQILYTDYSMSKGQPLVNGVNIIVDGLLRGRLRR, from the coding sequence ATGTCCCTTTATCACGACGTCTGGATCGTCATCCCCGCCTACAACGAGGCGAGCGTCATCGCCGACGTCGTCGCTGATGTGCGCGCCGTCTTCCCCAACGTCGTCTGTGTCGACGACGGCGGACGTGACGACACCGGCGACCGCGCCTTCGCCGCCGGGGCTCACGTGGTGCGTCACCCGGTGAATCTCGGTCAGGGAGCGGCCATCCAGACCGGCGTCGAGTACGCCCGATCCCGTCCGGGGGCAAGGATTTTCGCGACGTTCGACGCCGACGGCCAGCACCGGGTCAAGGACGTCGTGCGGATGATCGACCGACTGCAGACCGAGGACCTGGACATCGTCATCGGCACCCGGTTCGCCGACCAGCCGCCCGACCGCATGCCGGTCCTCAAGCGGCTGCTGCTGCCGTTCGTCGCCAAAGTCAGTCCATCCAGCCGCAAGCTGCACCTGACCGACGCGCACAACGGACTGCGGGTGTTCAACAAGACGGTGGCCGACGGGCTGAACCTCACCATGAATGGCATGAGCCACGCCAGCGAGTTCGTCACCCTGATCGTGGAGAACCACTGGCGCGTCGCCGAACAGCCGGTACAAATCCTGTACACCGACTACTCGATGTCGAAAGGTCAGCCGCTGGTCAACGGCGTCAACATCATCGTCGACGGACTGCTGCGCGGGAGGTTGCGCCGATGA
- a CDS encoding 2-oxo-4-hydroxy-4-carboxy-5-ureidoimidazoline decarboxylase, which translates to MLMHQGIGLDAFNAMPKQRAVHALYECCYSVPLAGSLADGRDYDDHDHLFRRADDLLFALADSSVDAILQAYPQVGRRPGSARSQFEQCAVCDRDPDLMATLTMNASTYRDHFGFDFVMFVGAMGADEVLAHMADRMHNDHETERKVVRNELARINRTRLERMLGPEGGYNNW; encoded by the coding sequence GTGTTGATGCATCAGGGAATCGGTCTCGACGCGTTCAACGCCATGCCGAAGCAGCGGGCGGTGCACGCACTGTACGAATGCTGCTACAGCGTGCCCCTGGCCGGCAGCCTGGCCGACGGACGCGACTACGACGACCATGACCACCTGTTCCGGCGCGCCGACGACCTCCTGTTCGCGCTCGCCGACTCCTCGGTGGACGCGATCCTGCAGGCATACCCGCAGGTCGGCCGTCGGCCCGGCAGCGCCCGATCGCAGTTCGAACAGTGTGCGGTGTGCGACCGCGACCCCGATCTCATGGCGACGCTGACGATGAATGCGTCCACCTACCGCGACCACTTCGGCTTCGACTTCGTGATGTTCGTCGGCGCCATGGGCGCCGACGAGGTGCTGGCCCACATGGCCGACCGTATGCACAACGACCACGAGACCGAGCGCAAAGTGGTCCGTAATGAGCTGGCCCGCATCAACCGGACCCGGCTGGAGCGCATGCTCGGACCCGAGGGCGGCTACAACAACTGGTAA
- a CDS encoding HNH endonuclease: MFDSLTEIDPDAGEAALRDQLVELERLKGLVAAQQVRVTAAWDAIRQADGKASRRGLGTEVGLARRQSPHQGKQYLATARMLTSGMPHTLAALESGALSEWRAGLICREAACLSPADRAKLDAQMCAEPGELEGLGDKKIAARAKRIAYRLDREAVLDKIRQAPSGRRATIRPAPDGMAYLTVVLPVVEAYETHGALKAAAGEAARDGRADGRTCSQIMADTVVERVTGRNPLATPASVAVNLVLSDETLLAGGSEPAHLEGHGPIPAILARQLIERAVLDTQAEASLRRLYAQPATGNLVAMESKSRTFPKGLARFIATRDQTCRTPYCNAPVRHLDHITPHAHHGPTAGANGQGLCEHCNYVKEEPGWRSRTTYDRYGRHTTEFTTPTGAVYTSTAPPMPTGLQILTRRVHLAIIDEGSRPRVLRD, encoded by the coding sequence GTGTTCGACAGTTTGACGGAGATCGATCCCGACGCCGGGGAGGCGGCACTGCGGGATCAGCTCGTTGAACTCGAACGGCTCAAAGGTCTGGTCGCCGCGCAGCAGGTGCGCGTGACCGCGGCGTGGGACGCGATCCGGCAGGCCGACGGCAAGGCGTCTCGGCGGGGTCTGGGGACCGAGGTCGGGCTGGCCCGGCGTCAGTCGCCCCATCAGGGCAAGCAGTACCTGGCCACGGCACGAATGCTGACCTCTGGCATGCCGCACACCCTGGCCGCGCTCGAATCTGGAGCGCTCTCGGAATGGCGGGCCGGGTTGATCTGCCGCGAAGCGGCCTGCCTATCGCCGGCTGATCGAGCGAAGTTAGATGCCCAGATGTGCGCCGAGCCTGGGGAACTGGAGGGGCTGGGCGACAAGAAGATCGCGGCCCGGGCAAAGCGCATCGCCTATCGGCTCGACCGGGAAGCCGTGCTGGACAAGATTCGGCAGGCCCCGAGTGGGAGGCGGGCGACCATCCGACCCGCTCCCGACGGGATGGCATACCTGACGGTGGTGCTGCCGGTGGTCGAGGCCTACGAGACGCACGGGGCGTTGAAGGCCGCCGCCGGCGAGGCCGCACGCGATGGCCGTGCCGACGGGCGGACCTGCAGTCAGATCATGGCCGACACCGTCGTCGAACGTGTCACGGGTCGCAACCCCCTCGCCACGCCGGCGTCGGTGGCAGTCAACCTGGTGCTCTCTGACGAGACCCTGCTCGCCGGCGGCTCTGAACCGGCGCACCTGGAGGGCCATGGTCCTATCCCTGCGATCTTGGCTCGCCAACTCATCGAACGCGCCGTGCTCGACACGCAAGCCGAAGCGTCATTGCGGCGGCTGTACGCGCAACCGGCCACGGGCAATCTGGTGGCGATGGAATCGAAGTCCCGGACCTTCCCGAAGGGCCTGGCCCGGTTCATCGCCACCCGCGACCAAACCTGCCGGACCCCGTACTGCAACGCCCCGGTCCGGCATCTCGACCACATCACGCCGCATGCGCACCATGGACCCACCGCCGGCGCTAACGGCCAAGGCCTGTGCGAGCACTGCAACTACGTCAAAGAAGAGCCCGGCTGGCGCTCTCGCACCACCTATGACCGGTACGGCCGTCACACGACCGAATTCACCACCCCGACAGGCGCCGTCTATACCTCCACCGCGCCGCCGATGCCGACGGGACTGCAGATCCTGACCCGCAGGGTCCACCTCGCGATCATCGATGAGGGGTCGCGCCCTCGCGTTCT
- a CDS encoding Pls/PosA family non-ribosomal peptide synthetase, producing MHQEIPPQYVRSANAPQARTLIDILYATADQYPDAPAIDDGTVQLTYAELIADVEESVAWLAARGIGRGDRIGIRMPSGSYALYVSILATLATGAAYVPVDADDPEERAALVFGEAGVVGIITEEGLVRGPGSTRGWQAGRPLTRDDAWIIFTSGSTGTPKGVAVTHRNAAAFVDAEAEIFLTDNPLGPGDRVLAGLSVAFDASCEEMWLAWRYGACLVPAPRSLVRSGMDLGPWLVSRDITVVSTVPTLASLWPAEALEAVRLLIFGGEACPPELAERLAVEGREVWNTYGPTEATVVACLAPLGGGPVSIGLPLPGWDLAVVDKDGQQVGYGDVGELVIGGVGLARYLDPEKDAEKYAPMETLGWSRAYRSGDLVRLEPDGLYFQGRADDQVKVGGRRIELGEVDAALVNLPGVSGGAAAVRKTATGTPLLVGYIASADPEFDVAKARKELAQSLPAALVPRLVLVDELPTRTSGKVDRNALPWPVDSAGDDSPDLDGTMGWLAGLWRDVLASPVDGPGADFFALGGGSLSAAQLVSLLREKYPQVTVADLYDHPRLGSLAGYLDELDPPPVVETRSVTPVPLTTQLIQTLAAVPLATLAGMQWVVWLALLNNVAATLHLLPWAHTVNWWVILVGFGVFVTPIGRMGIAVSCARALLSGLEPGTYKRGGSEHLRVWLAERLGEASGAENQAGAPWLVYYARALGNQVGDGVDLHSAPPVTGMLTLGDRCSVEPEVDLTGHWIDGDLFHVGPISIGNDATIGARTTLLPGAVVGKNADVAPGSGVIGKVKAGQYWKGSPAVKSGKAHHPWPDERPGRAPIWVAMYGLTSVLLGGLPILALAAGLAVLILPVRHTHSLPEAIVPVALWTPVAAVVAMAVYAVLTVIGVRLLALGLTEGYHPVRSRVGWQLWATERLMDAARNYLFPIYASLLTPWWLRILGAKVGKDTEISTALLTPKFTEVLDGAFLADDTMVASYELGGGWIHVAKATVGRRAFLGNSGITQPGRRVPDDGLVAVLSATPYKAKAGSSWLGSPPIRLRRQPTEADALRTFHPSMRLKIMRSTVETLRIVPVMVTFGIGVAVLGVLQALAGELGWLWASLGAGLVLLNAGAIAGAIAVVAKWLMVGRIRAVEHPLWSPFVWRNEVSDTFVETVAGPWFARAASGTPVMNLWLRALGAVIGRGVWCETYWLPEADLVTLGRGATVNRGCVVQTHLFHDRIMQLDTVVLEAGATLGTHCVALPAASIGAGATVGPASLVMRGDAVPASTRWQGNPIAPWIGKKRKSGNRQKAQAA from the coding sequence GTGCATCAGGAGATCCCCCCGCAGTACGTGCGTTCGGCAAACGCACCGCAGGCCCGGACACTCATCGACATCCTCTACGCCACGGCCGACCAGTATCCCGATGCGCCCGCCATCGACGACGGCACCGTTCAGCTCACCTATGCCGAGCTGATCGCCGACGTCGAGGAAAGCGTGGCCTGGCTGGCGGCGCGGGGTATCGGTCGCGGTGACCGCATCGGCATCCGCATGCCGTCCGGCAGCTACGCGCTCTATGTGTCGATTCTGGCGACCCTCGCAACCGGAGCGGCCTACGTCCCGGTTGACGCCGACGATCCAGAGGAACGCGCCGCGCTCGTCTTCGGCGAGGCCGGCGTCGTCGGCATCATCACCGAAGAAGGCCTGGTCCGCGGACCCGGCTCGACCCGCGGCTGGCAGGCCGGCAGGCCGCTGACCCGCGACGACGCCTGGATCATCTTCACCTCCGGCTCCACCGGTACCCCGAAGGGTGTCGCGGTGACGCACCGCAACGCCGCCGCGTTCGTGGACGCGGAGGCCGAGATCTTCCTGACGGACAACCCGCTGGGCCCGGGCGACCGGGTGCTGGCCGGCCTGTCCGTGGCGTTCGACGCGTCCTGCGAGGAGATGTGGCTGGCCTGGCGCTACGGCGCCTGCCTCGTCCCGGCACCGCGCTCGCTGGTACGCAGCGGCATGGACCTGGGCCCCTGGCTCGTCTCCCGCGACATCACCGTCGTCTCGACGGTCCCGACGCTGGCCTCACTGTGGCCGGCCGAGGCGCTGGAGGCAGTACGCCTGCTGATCTTCGGCGGCGAAGCCTGCCCGCCAGAACTCGCCGAGCGGCTGGCCGTCGAGGGCCGCGAAGTGTGGAACACCTACGGTCCTACCGAAGCCACGGTCGTCGCCTGCCTCGCGCCGCTCGGTGGTGGTCCGGTCAGTATCGGGCTGCCCCTGCCCGGCTGGGACCTTGCGGTCGTCGACAAGGACGGCCAGCAGGTCGGCTACGGCGATGTCGGCGAGCTGGTGATCGGCGGCGTCGGCCTGGCCCGCTATCTCGATCCGGAGAAGGACGCCGAGAAGTACGCGCCGATGGAGACCCTCGGCTGGAGCCGGGCCTACCGAAGCGGTGACCTGGTCCGGCTCGAGCCCGACGGCCTCTACTTCCAGGGCCGCGCCGACGATCAGGTCAAGGTCGGCGGCCGCCGCATTGAGCTCGGCGAGGTCGACGCGGCACTGGTCAACCTGCCCGGCGTCAGCGGCGGCGCCGCCGCGGTGCGCAAGACGGCCACCGGCACTCCCCTGCTGGTCGGGTACATCGCCAGCGCAGACCCCGAATTCGACGTCGCGAAGGCCCGCAAGGAACTGGCACAGTCGCTGCCCGCCGCGCTGGTGCCGCGGCTCGTGCTGGTCGACGAATTGCCCACGCGCACATCCGGGAAGGTCGACCGCAACGCGCTGCCCTGGCCCGTCGACTCGGCGGGCGACGACAGCCCCGACCTGGACGGCACCATGGGCTGGCTCGCCGGACTGTGGCGCGACGTCCTGGCCTCCCCTGTCGATGGCCCCGGCGCCGATTTCTTCGCCCTCGGCGGCGGATCGTTGTCCGCGGCGCAACTCGTCTCACTGCTGCGCGAGAAGTACCCGCAGGTCACCGTCGCCGACCTCTACGACCACCCGCGGCTGGGCTCACTGGCCGGGTACCTCGATGAGCTCGACCCGCCACCGGTGGTCGAAACCCGAAGCGTCACACCGGTCCCGCTGACAACCCAGTTGATCCAGACGCTCGCCGCAGTCCCGCTCGCCACCCTGGCCGGCATGCAATGGGTCGTCTGGCTGGCGCTGTTGAACAACGTCGCTGCCACGCTGCACCTGCTGCCCTGGGCCCACACCGTGAACTGGTGGGTGATCCTGGTCGGGTTCGGAGTGTTCGTCACGCCGATCGGCCGGATGGGGATCGCCGTGTCCTGCGCCCGGGCACTGTTGTCCGGGCTGGAACCGGGCACCTACAAGCGCGGCGGCTCCGAGCACCTGCGGGTGTGGCTCGCCGAACGCCTCGGCGAGGCCAGCGGCGCCGAAAACCAGGCCGGCGCACCGTGGTTGGTGTACTACGCCCGAGCGCTGGGCAACCAGGTCGGCGACGGCGTCGACCTGCACTCGGCCCCGCCGGTCACCGGCATGCTCACCCTCGGTGACCGCTGCTCGGTCGAACCCGAAGTCGACCTCACCGGGCACTGGATCGACGGCGACCTCTTCCACGTCGGACCCATCAGCATCGGCAACGACGCCACCATCGGCGCCCGGACCACGCTGCTGCCGGGTGCCGTGGTGGGCAAGAACGCCGATGTCGCACCGGGTTCCGGTGTGATCGGCAAGGTCAAGGCCGGGCAGTACTGGAAGGGTTCACCGGCGGTCAAGTCCGGCAAGGCCCATCACCCGTGGCCCGACGAGCGGCCGGGCCGCGCGCCGATCTGGGTGGCCATGTACGGGCTGACGTCGGTGCTATTGGGCGGGCTGCCGATCCTGGCCCTCGCCGCCGGACTGGCGGTGCTGATTCTGCCGGTGCGCCATACGCATTCACTGCCGGAGGCGATCGTGCCGGTCGCCTTGTGGACGCCCGTCGCTGCGGTGGTCGCCATGGCGGTGTACGCGGTACTGACCGTGATCGGGGTGCGCCTGCTTGCCCTCGGCCTGACCGAGGGGTACCACCCCGTGCGCAGCCGGGTCGGCTGGCAGCTGTGGGCCACCGAACGGCTCATGGACGCCGCCCGCAACTACCTGTTCCCCATCTACGCCAGCCTGTTGACGCCGTGGTGGCTGCGCATCCTCGGCGCGAAAGTCGGTAAGGACACCGAGATTTCGACGGCGCTGCTCACACCCAAATTCACCGAGGTGCTCGACGGCGCGTTCCTGGCCGACGACACCATGGTGGCGTCGTACGAACTCGGCGGCGGCTGGATCCACGTGGCAAAGGCGACCGTCGGACGCCGTGCGTTCCTGGGCAACTCCGGCATCACGCAGCCGGGACGTCGGGTCCCCGACGACGGTCTCGTGGCCGTGCTGTCGGCGACCCCGTACAAGGCCAAGGCCGGCTCGTCATGGTTGGGCAGCCCGCCGATCCGGTTGCGCCGCCAGCCAACTGAAGCCGACGCACTGCGCACCTTCCACCCGTCGATGCGCCTCAAGATCATGCGGTCGACGGTCGAGACGCTGCGGATCGTCCCGGTGATGGTGACATTCGGCATCGGTGTCGCGGTCCTCGGCGTCCTGCAGGCGCTGGCCGGCGAATTGGGCTGGCTGTGGGCATCATTGGGCGCCGGGCTCGTGCTGCTGAACGCCGGCGCTATCGCGGGGGCCATCGCGGTCGTGGCGAAATGGTTGATGGTCGGGCGGATTCGCGCCGTCGAGCATCCGTTGTGGTCGCCGTTCGTGTGGCGCAACGAGGTGTCCGACACATTCGTCGAGACCGTCGCCGGACCGTGGTTCGCCCGTGCCGCCAGCGGCACCCCGGTGATGAACCTGTGGCTGCGGGCCCTCGGCGCCGTGATCGGCCGTGGCGTGTGGTGCGAAACCTATTGGTTGCCAGAGGCGGATCTGGTGACGCTCGGCCGGGGCGCGACGGTGAACCGGGGCTGCGTCGTGCAGACCCACCTGTTTCACGACCGCATCATGCAGTTGGACACCGTGGTGCTGGAAGCGGGCGCCACCCTCGGCACCCACTGCGTGGCGCTGCCCGCGGCCAGCATCGGTGCCGGCGCAACGGTCGGTCCGGCCTCACTGGTGATGCGCGGCGACGCGGTGCCGGCCTCGACTCGCTGGCAGGGCAACCCGATTGCGCCGTGGATCGGCAAGAAGCGCAAGTCGGGCAACCGACAGAAAGCGCAGGCAGCGTGA